In Bythopirellula goksoeyrii, a single window of DNA contains:
- a CDS encoding 5-(carboxyamino)imidazole ribonucleotide synthase, with the protein MMANSSIKHDTSPILPGSPLGVLGSGQLGRMFAIAAGQLGYHVHVFSPRPDSPTGQVAHRETVAEYDDIAALEAFAQSVAVVTLEFENIPTVAVETVQKFVPVRPSLDVLHISQHRLREKRFLTDAGIPCAPFEAVNSPEQLESAIKTLGLPAVLKTVHAGYDGKGQYLIREPGELATAWDAVGQQPAVLEGWVDFQQELSMLVARSVSGEITICGPIANDHVNHILDLSYYPAPALAEVAEAAEEIARKVAEQLELVGIACVELFLTSSGQLLVNEIAPRPHNSGHLTIEACETSQFEQQVRAVCGLPLGSMQARCPAAMTNLLGDLWSSGVPNWHSVLKTPQAHLHLYGKAEAKKGRKMGHLTVLADKSPAAVEAALALRAGLQNC; encoded by the coding sequence ATGATGGCTAACTCTTCGATCAAGCACGATACGTCTCCAATCCTACCCGGATCTCCGTTGGGGGTTCTGGGCAGTGGTCAATTGGGTCGGATGTTTGCCATTGCCGCGGGGCAACTTGGTTACCACGTCCACGTTTTTTCTCCTCGGCCAGACAGCCCGACTGGTCAGGTTGCTCATCGCGAAACCGTCGCCGAGTATGACGACATAGCGGCACTTGAAGCGTTTGCGCAATCCGTCGCCGTAGTAACATTAGAGTTTGAGAATATTCCCACGGTCGCGGTCGAGACGGTACAAAAGTTTGTTCCCGTCCGGCCCTCGTTGGATGTATTGCATATTTCCCAGCATCGACTTCGTGAGAAACGGTTTCTAACCGACGCCGGTATTCCCTGTGCGCCATTTGAAGCAGTGAATAGCCCTGAGCAACTTGAATCGGCGATTAAGACTCTCGGCCTCCCCGCGGTTCTTAAGACAGTTCACGCAGGCTACGACGGCAAAGGGCAATACCTCATTCGGGAACCCGGTGAATTAGCCACGGCCTGGGATGCCGTCGGCCAGCAACCAGCGGTACTTGAAGGTTGGGTTGATTTCCAACAGGAATTGTCGATGCTCGTGGCGAGGTCGGTATCTGGTGAGATCACGATCTGTGGTCCCATCGCCAACGACCATGTGAACCACATCCTAGACCTGTCCTACTATCCCGCCCCGGCATTGGCCGAAGTAGCAGAGGCTGCGGAGGAGATTGCCAGGAAAGTTGCCGAGCAATTGGAACTGGTAGGGATCGCGTGTGTGGAGCTGTTTCTCACGAGTTCAGGGCAACTGTTGGTAAACGAGATTGCCCCCCGCCCACACAACTCGGGGCACCTGACCATCGAGGCCTGTGAAACGTCCCAATTTGAACAGCAAGTACGTGCTGTTTGTGGCCTGCCGTTGGGTTCGATGCAAGCAAGATGTCCGGCGGCGATGACAAATCTCTTGGGTGATCTTTGGTCTTCAGGAGTGCCAAATTGGCACTCCGTGCTGAAAACTCCCCAGGCTCACTTGCATCTCTACGGCAAAGCCGAGGCCAAGAAAGGGCGCAAAATGGGGCATCTAACGGTGCTGGCAGACAAGTCCCCAGCTGCTGTCGAAGCCGCTCTTGCTCTACGCGCAGGTCTTCAAAACTGCTAA
- a CDS encoding succinate dehydrogenase cytochrome b558 subunit, whose protein sequence is MTRRLDFVRFRAEGSTRVEDSPPSFLARHEFLIRRLHSLSGLIPVGAYMVVHLLVNASVLESPATFQKNVYQIHSLGSLLPFVEWTFIFIPILFHAIIGVAIVMGGIPNTGNYPYAANRRYTLQRVTGMIAFVFIAIHVFHMHGWIHEDTWLEKVVKPLGGAEFHPYNAASSAGLALQNYVMVAIYLIGILACVFHLANGIWTMGITWGAWVSPKAQHRASVVCSVFGVLLAIVGVSALFGMRAEGSGEKLIEAREVEEKMYEHKIESGELEPNEHKRAEVKEKNNE, encoded by the coding sequence GTGACTCGCCGTCTTGATTTCGTCAGGTTTCGCGCAGAAGGAAGTACTCGCGTGGAAGATTCGCCTCCCTCGTTTTTGGCACGTCATGAGTTTCTGATTCGCCGACTGCACTCGCTTTCGGGACTGATTCCCGTGGGCGCGTATATGGTCGTCCATCTGCTGGTCAATGCCAGCGTGCTGGAGAGCCCCGCCACGTTTCAGAAGAATGTCTACCAGATCCACAGCCTCGGTTCGCTGCTCCCCTTCGTGGAATGGACCTTCATATTCATTCCCATTCTGTTTCATGCGATCATTGGTGTTGCGATCGTCATGGGAGGAATCCCCAACACGGGCAACTACCCCTATGCCGCCAATCGGCGGTATACCCTGCAACGAGTCACGGGCATGATCGCCTTTGTGTTCATCGCCATCCATGTGTTTCACATGCACGGTTGGATCCATGAAGATACTTGGCTTGAAAAAGTAGTGAAGCCTCTCGGGGGTGCAGAATTTCATCCTTACAACGCCGCGTCTTCCGCTGGTCTTGCACTCCAGAACTATGTAATGGTCGCGATCTATCTGATCGGGATCCTGGCATGCGTGTTCCACTTGGCCAACGGCATTTGGACCATGGGCATCACCTGGGGAGCCTGGGTCAGCCCCAAAGCACAACATCGCGCATCCGTTGTTTGCAGCGTGTTCGGCGTACTGTTGGCGATCGTGGGTGTGAGTGCCCTGTTCGGCATGCGGGCAGAGGGCTCAGGCGAGAAATTGATCGAAGCCCGTGAAGTCGAAGAGAAAATGTACGAGCACAAAATCGAATCGGGCGAGCTAGAGCCGAACGAACACAAACGGGCAGAAGTAAAAGAAAAAAATAACGAATGA